One segment of Enterobacter ludwigii DNA contains the following:
- a CDS encoding AsmA family protein, with protein sequence MKFIGKVLVYLLVALLIVVLALYILLQTRWGASQASNWITVNTDYELNFDLMDHRFSSPSHIILENVTFGRDGKPATLVARKVDIGLSSRQVTDPLHMDTITLFDGTLNLSPQTAPLPFQADRLQLDNMAFNSPNTEWDLSAQKVTGGVSPWQPEAGNVLGKNAQIQVSAGSLTLNGVPATNVLIQGQLNGKEVVLNTIGADMARGSLTGSALRNADGSWIIDTMRLNEIRLQSDKSLVDFFAPLTTIPSLQIGRLEVTDARLQGPDWAVTDLDLSLRNLTLSKGDWQSQEGRLSMNASEFIYGSLHLFDPIMNAEFSPQGVALRQFTSRWEGGMVRASGNWLREGNALVLDDVAIAGLEYTLPQNWKTLWMEPLPEWLNSLTLKKFGLSRNLVIDIDPAFPWQITSLDGYGANLQLAKDRQWGVWGGSATLNGAAATFNRVDVRRPSLALNANASTVNITDLSAFTEKGILEATATVSQLPPRQTTISLNGRGVPLNVLQAWGWPALPIGGDGNIQLTASGSVQANAPLKPTVNGKLNAVNMDKQQVQQTMTGGEVSTLSSPLPSP encoded by the coding sequence ATGAAATTTATTGGAAAGGTACTCGTCTATCTTCTGGTGGCCCTGCTCATTGTGGTGCTGGCGCTCTATATTCTGCTCCAGACCCGCTGGGGAGCATCTCAGGCCAGCAACTGGATAACGGTGAATACCGATTACGAACTCAATTTCGACCTGATGGATCACCGCTTTTCGTCACCTTCCCACATCATTCTGGAAAACGTCACGTTTGGCCGCGACGGTAAACCCGCCACGCTGGTGGCCAGGAAAGTCGATATTGGTCTGAGTAGCCGACAGGTCACCGATCCGCTGCATATGGACACCATTACCCTGTTCGATGGCACGCTTAATCTTTCTCCTCAGACGGCACCGCTCCCGTTCCAGGCGGACCGTTTGCAGTTGGATAACATGGCCTTTAACAGCCCCAATACGGAATGGGATCTCAGCGCACAGAAAGTGACGGGCGGCGTCAGCCCGTGGCAGCCAGAAGCAGGCAATGTGCTGGGTAAAAACGCACAGATCCAGGTGAGCGCAGGCTCGCTTACCCTGAACGGCGTGCCGGCCACCAACGTGCTGATCCAGGGACAACTCAACGGCAAAGAGGTGGTGCTGAACACCATTGGTGCCGATATGGCGCGCGGTTCGCTCACCGGGTCCGCCCTGCGCAACGCTGACGGCAGCTGGATTATCGACACCATGCGTCTGAATGAGATCCGCCTGCAAAGCGATAAGTCACTGGTGGATTTCTTCGCGCCTCTGACCACCATTCCCTCGCTGCAGATTGGCCGTCTGGAAGTGACTGACGCACGCCTGCAGGGGCCGGACTGGGCGGTGACCGATCTCGATTTAAGCCTGCGCAACCTGACACTCAGCAAAGGCGACTGGCAAAGTCAGGAGGGGCGTTTGTCCATGAACGCCAGCGAGTTTATTTATGGCTCTCTGCATCTGTTCGACCCGATCATGAATGCGGAGTTCTCCCCGCAAGGCGTGGCGCTGCGCCAGTTTACCTCCCGCTGGGAGGGCGGCATGGTACGTGCTTCCGGCAACTGGCTGCGCGAGGGTAACGCGCTGGTGCTGGACGATGTCGCCATCGCCGGGCTGGAATACACTCTGCCGCAGAACTGGAAAACGCTGTGGATGGAGCCGTTACCGGAATGGCTGAACAGCCTGACACTGAAAAAATTCGGCCTGAGCCGTAACCTGGTTATTGATATCGACCCGGCCTTCCCGTGGCAAATCACCTCTCTTGATGGCTATGGTGCGAACCTGCAGCTGGCGAAAGATCGCCAGTGGGGCGTATGGGGTGGCAGCGCAACGCTGAACGGCGCGGCGGCGACCTTTAACCGCGTGGACGTGCGTCGTCCGTCGCTGGCGCTGAACGCTAACGCCTCAACGGTAAACATTACCGACCTGAGTGCTTTCACCGAAAAAGGCATTCTGGAAGCCACGGCGACGGTTTCACAGCTTCCGCCACGGCAGACCACAATCAGCCTGAACGGACGCGGCGTGCCACTCAACGTGCTGCAGGCGTGGGGCTGGCCGGCGCTGCCCATTGGCGGTGATGGCAATATCCAGCTAACCGCCAGCGGCAGCGTGCAGGCCAACGCACCGCTGAAGCCGACGGTTAACGGGAAACTGAATGCGGTAAATATGGATAAACAGCAGGTGCAACAGACGATGACGGGGGGAGAGGTGTCGACACTATCCTCGCCCCTGCCCTCTCCCTGA
- the xanP gene encoding xanthine/proton symporter XanP, with translation MSVNTLESPDAQPIAQKQNSELIYRLEDRPPLPQTLFAACQHLLAMFVAVITPALLICQALGLPAQDTQHIISMSLFASGVASIIQIKAWGPVGSGLLSIQGTSFNFVAPLIMGGTALKTGGADVPTMMAALFGTLMLASCTEMVISRVLHLARRVITPLVSGVVVMIIGLSLIQVGLTSIGGGYAAMSDHTFGAPKNLLLAGVVLAIIILLNRQRNPYLRVASLVIAMAAGYLLAWALGMLPENTPQTNSALITIPTPLYYGLGIDWGLLLPLMLVFMITSLETIGDITATSDVSEQPVSGPLYMKRLKGGVLANGLNSFVSAVFNTFPNSCFGQNNGVIQLTGVASRYVGFVVALMLIVLGLFPAVSGFVQHIPEPVLGGATLVMFGTIAASGVRIVSREPLNRRAIMIIALSLAVGLGVSQQPLILQFAPDWVKNLLSSGIAAGGITAIVLNLVFPPEKN, from the coding sequence ATGTCCGTTAACACCCTTGAGTCTCCCGATGCGCAACCGATTGCGCAGAAGCAAAATAGCGAACTGATTTACCGCCTTGAAGACCGTCCGCCTCTTCCTCAGACGCTTTTTGCCGCCTGCCAACACCTGCTGGCTATGTTCGTTGCGGTGATCACCCCGGCGCTGCTGATCTGCCAGGCGCTTGGTTTACCGGCTCAGGATACACAGCACATCATCAGTATGTCCCTCTTTGCCTCCGGCGTGGCGTCCATTATTCAAATTAAAGCGTGGGGCCCGGTGGGGTCTGGATTGTTGTCGATCCAGGGCACCAGTTTTAACTTCGTCGCACCGCTGATCATGGGCGGTACAGCCCTCAAAACCGGCGGCGCGGATGTTCCGACCATGATGGCGGCGCTGTTTGGCACGCTGATGCTGGCCAGCTGCACCGAGATGGTGATCTCCCGGGTACTGCACCTGGCGCGCCGCGTGATCACGCCGCTGGTATCCGGCGTGGTGGTGATGATCATTGGCCTGTCGCTGATTCAGGTTGGCCTGACCTCCATCGGTGGCGGTTATGCGGCAATGAGCGACCACACTTTTGGTGCACCGAAAAACCTGCTGCTGGCCGGCGTGGTGCTGGCAATCATTATTCTGCTAAACCGTCAGCGTAACCCGTATCTGCGTGTGGCATCGCTGGTGATCGCCATGGCGGCCGGTTATCTGCTGGCCTGGGCGCTGGGTATGCTGCCGGAGAATACCCCGCAGACCAACAGTGCGCTGATCACCATTCCAACGCCGCTGTACTACGGCCTGGGCATTGACTGGGGTCTGCTGTTGCCGCTGATGCTGGTCTTTATGATCACCTCGCTGGAGACGATTGGCGATATCACCGCCACGTCTGATGTCTCCGAGCAGCCGGTCTCCGGCCCGCTGTATATGAAACGCCTGAAAGGCGGCGTGCTGGCGAACGGCCTGAACTCGTTTGTCTCTGCAGTCTTCAACACCTTCCCGAACTCCTGCTTCGGCCAGAACAACGGCGTGATCCAGCTGACTGGCGTTGCCAGCCGCTACGTCGGTTTTGTGGTGGCGCTGATGCTGATCGTCCTCGGCCTGTTCCCGGCGGTAAGCGGTTTTGTGCAGCATATACCTGAACCGGTGCTGGGCGGCGCAACGCTGGTGATGTTCGGGACCATCGCGGCTTCTGGTGTACGTATCGTCTCTCGCGAACCGCTGAACCGCCGCGCCATCATGATCATTGCCCTGTCGCTGGCCGTGGGTCTGGGTGTTTCACAGCAACCGCTGATCCTGCAGTTTGCCCCGGACTGGGTGAAAAACCTGCTCTCTTCCGGCATTGCGGCAGGCGGTATCACCGCGATTGTTCTGAACCTCGTTTTCCCGCCTGAGAAAAATTGA
- the gltS gene encoding sodium/glutamate symporter, with product MIHLDTLSTLVAATLVLLLGRKLVHSVSLLKKYTIPEPVAGGLLVALALLVLKKSMGWEIDFDMSLKDPLMLAFFATIGLNANLASLRTGGKVLGVFLIVVVGLLVMQNAIGIGMATLLGLDPLMGLLAGSITLSGGHGTGAAWSKLFTERYGFENATEVAMACATFGLVLGGLIGGPVARYLVKHSGTPDGRPDDELVPTAFEKPDVGRTITSLVLIETIAMIAICLTVGKVVAQWLAGSAFELPTFVCVLFVGVLLSNGLALMGFYRVFERAVSVLGNVCLSLFLAMALMSLKLWELASLALPMVAILAVQALFMAFYAMFVTWRMMGKNYDAAVLAAGHCGFGLGATPTAIANMQAITERFGPSHMAFLVVPMVGAFFIDIVNALVIKLYLMLPMFA from the coding sequence ATGATTCATCTCGATACGTTGTCGACCCTTGTTGCCGCAACGCTGGTCTTACTGCTTGGCCGTAAGCTCGTACACAGCGTTTCCCTTCTGAAGAAATACACCATTCCTGAACCTGTTGCCGGCGGACTGCTGGTGGCGCTGGCCCTGCTGGTGCTGAAGAAAAGCATGGGCTGGGAAATTGATTTTGATATGTCCCTGAAAGATCCGCTGATGCTGGCCTTCTTTGCCACCATTGGCCTGAATGCCAACCTGGCGAGCCTGCGGACGGGTGGCAAAGTGCTCGGCGTATTTCTGATCGTGGTGGTAGGACTGCTAGTGATGCAAAACGCCATTGGTATCGGGATGGCCACGCTGCTGGGGCTGGATCCGCTGATGGGGCTGCTGGCCGGATCAATAACCCTCTCTGGTGGCCACGGTACCGGGGCGGCGTGGAGCAAGCTGTTTACTGAGCGCTACGGCTTTGAAAACGCCACCGAAGTGGCGATGGCCTGCGCCACCTTCGGTCTGGTGCTGGGCGGCCTGATCGGCGGGCCGGTGGCGCGGTATCTGGTGAAGCACTCTGGTACGCCAGACGGAAGACCGGACGATGAGCTGGTGCCCACTGCCTTTGAAAAACCCGACGTCGGACGCACCATCACTTCGCTGGTGTTGATTGAAACTATCGCGATGATTGCCATTTGCCTGACGGTGGGCAAAGTGGTTGCGCAATGGCTGGCAGGTTCAGCGTTCGAGCTCCCGACGTTTGTGTGCGTGCTGTTTGTCGGGGTGTTGCTGAGTAACGGTCTGGCGCTGATGGGCTTCTACCGCGTATTTGAACGTGCCGTATCGGTGCTTGGCAACGTCTGCCTGTCGCTGTTCCTGGCGATGGCCCTGATGAGCCTCAAGCTCTGGGAGCTGGCCTCACTGGCACTGCCGATGGTGGCTATTCTGGCCGTTCAGGCGCTGTTTATGGCGTTCTACGCCATGTTTGTGACCTGGCGCATGATGGGCAAAAACTACGATGCAGCAGTGCTGGCGGCGGGGCATTGTGGGTTTGGTCTGGGGGCAACGCCGACGGCTATCGCCAACATGCAGGCGATCACCGAACGTTTTGGGCCTTCGCATATGGCGTTTCTGGTGGTCCCGATGGTCGGGGCGTTCTTCATTGATATCGTCAACGCGCTGGTGATCAAGCTTTACCTGATGCTGCCGATGTTTGCCTGA
- the recG gene encoding ATP-dependent DNA helicase RecG, with amino-acid sequence MKGRLLDAIPLNSLTGVGAAQSSKLAKIGLHTVQDLLLHLPLRYEDRTQLYKIGDLLPAIYATVEGEVLNCNITFGGRRMMTCQISDGTGILTMRFFNFNAAMKNSLATGRRVLAYGEAKRGKYGAEMIHPEYRVQGDLSTPELQETLTPVYPTTEGIKQATLRKLTDQALELLDTCAITELLPPELAQGMMSLPEALRTLHRPPPTLQLSDLESGKHPAQRRLILEELLAHNLSMLAVRAGAQRFHAQPLSPRDELKDKLLASLPFKPTGAQARVTAEIERDMALDVPMMRLVQGDVGSGKTLVAALAALRAIAHGRQVALMAPTELLAEQHANNFRAWFAPLGIEVGWLAGKQKGKARQAQQDAIASGQVQMIVGTHAIFQEQVQFNGLALVIIDEQHRFGVHQRLALWEKGLQQGFHPHQLIMTATPIPRTLAMTAYADLDTSTIDELPPGRTPVTTVAIPDTRRSDIIDRVRNACTHEGRQAYWVCTLIEESELLEAQAAEATWEELKLALPELNVGLVHGRMKPTEKQAVMQSFKQGELHLLVATTVIEVGVDVPNSSLMIIENPERLGLAQLHQLRGRVGRGAVASHCVLLYKAPLSKTAQMRLQVLRDSNDGFVIAQKDLEIRGPGELLGTRQTGNAEFKVADLLRDQDMIPEVQRLARHIHERYPEQAAALIERWMPETERYSNA; translated from the coding sequence ATGAAAGGCCGTCTGCTGGATGCCATACCGCTCAATAGCCTGACGGGCGTAGGTGCGGCGCAAAGCAGTAAACTGGCAAAAATTGGCCTGCATACCGTGCAGGATCTCCTGCTCCATCTCCCCCTGCGTTATGAAGACCGCACCCAACTCTATAAGATTGGCGATCTGCTGCCTGCCATTTACGCCACCGTTGAAGGCGAAGTACTGAACTGCAATATCACCTTTGGCGGACGCCGGATGATGACCTGTCAGATCAGCGACGGCACCGGCATTCTCACCATGCGCTTTTTCAACTTCAATGCGGCCATGAAAAACAGCCTTGCGACCGGTCGCAGGGTGCTGGCCTATGGTGAAGCCAAACGCGGGAAATACGGCGCAGAGATGATCCACCCGGAGTATCGCGTTCAGGGAGATCTGAGCACGCCGGAGCTGCAGGAGACTCTGACCCCGGTTTATCCGACGACCGAAGGCATCAAGCAGGCAACGCTGCGTAAACTCACCGACCAGGCGCTGGAACTGCTGGATACCTGCGCCATTACCGAGCTACTGCCGCCTGAGCTGGCTCAGGGCATGATGAGTCTGCCCGAGGCGCTGCGCACCCTGCACCGCCCGCCGCCAACCCTGCAGCTTAGTGACCTGGAAAGCGGCAAACACCCCGCTCAACGGCGTCTTATCCTTGAGGAATTACTGGCTCATAACCTGAGCATGCTGGCGGTACGGGCGGGCGCGCAGCGTTTTCATGCCCAGCCCTTAAGCCCGCGAGATGAACTCAAAGATAAGCTGCTGGCCTCCCTGCCGTTTAAACCCACCGGTGCACAGGCACGCGTCACGGCCGAGATTGAACGCGATATGGCGCTTGATGTGCCCATGATGCGCCTGGTTCAGGGGGATGTGGGTTCCGGTAAAACGCTGGTTGCAGCCCTGGCAGCCCTGCGCGCGATTGCCCATGGCAGGCAGGTGGCGCTAATGGCCCCCACCGAACTGCTGGCTGAACAGCACGCTAATAACTTCCGCGCATGGTTTGCCCCGCTTGGGATTGAAGTGGGCTGGCTTGCCGGGAAGCAAAAAGGTAAAGCGCGTCAGGCACAACAGGACGCCATTGCCAGCGGTCAGGTACAGATGATTGTCGGCACGCACGCGATTTTCCAGGAGCAGGTGCAGTTTAATGGTCTTGCCCTGGTGATTATCGACGAACAACACCGCTTCGGTGTACACCAGCGACTGGCGCTGTGGGAGAAAGGGCTACAGCAGGGCTTCCATCCGCATCAGCTGATCATGACTGCCACACCTATCCCGCGCACCCTGGCAATGACCGCCTACGCCGATCTCGATACATCGACCATCGACGAACTGCCGCCGGGCCGTACACCGGTCACCACGGTCGCCATTCCGGACACGCGCCGGAGCGATATCATCGACCGCGTGCGCAACGCCTGCACTCACGAAGGCCGTCAGGCCTACTGGGTCTGCACGTTAATTGAAGAGTCTGAACTGCTTGAAGCGCAGGCTGCGGAAGCGACGTGGGAAGAGCTGAAACTGGCGCTGCCCGAGCTGAACGTGGGTCTGGTTCACGGGCGGATGAAGCCTACTGAGAAACAGGCGGTGATGCAGTCGTTCAAACAGGGTGAACTGCATTTGCTGGTTGCCACAACGGTGATTGAAGTCGGCGTAGACGTGCCCAATTCCAGCCTGATGATCATCGAAAACCCGGAACGTCTTGGCCTTGCGCAACTCCATCAGCTGCGCGGCCGCGTTGGCCGCGGTGCTGTCGCCTCTCACTGCGTGCTGCTCTACAAAGCACCGCTCTCGAAAACCGCACAGATGCGTTTGCAGGTGCTGCGCGACAGTAACGACGGTTTTGTGATTGCACAAAAAGACCTGGAGATCCGCGGCCCAGGCGAACTGCTGGGCACGCGTCAGACGGGTAACGCCGAATTCAAAGTGGCGGATTTACTGCGCGATCAGGACATGATCCCCGAAGTTCAGCGCCTCGCACGCCATATTCATGAGCGCTACCCCGAACAGGCGGCAGCGTTAATTGAGCGCTGGATGCCGGAAACCGAACGCTATTCCAACGCCTGA